One window from the genome of Scatophagus argus isolate fScaArg1 chromosome 13, fScaArg1.pri, whole genome shotgun sequence encodes:
- the and3 gene encoding actinodin3 — MQQQISRMISQVSLLRALCYLLLMTGLLEATSLTKVKNPGGSQISIDSAQAHDFLTNSRPKRNTDPKWYRGSPDFQSYYRFYNSIGHIEGIYEIDRIRMLYQQMRHLELTYGPDASSYQNVMGVLTTTAAPTTTTQPPPPPTTPAPTPDPLENAQRIYLCHPKDPLCKPQIVYLPTGAVPVLCDPRHNPSCRPKTEEEIKAAAPAPPPPAPPAPKKSVQPPPPAITIKGMEYDCDPYWDPDCLIDHPPRPIQETAAPEAPAEEKVVKEEVVKAEESIPAAPATQKPLHPYFDPYDFKRDLYDPFRYANPAPEQ, encoded by the exons ATGCAACAGCAG ATATCAAGGATGATCTCCCAGGTGTCCCTGTTGAGGGCGCTATGCTACCTGCTGTTAATGACAG GTTTGCTAGAAGCAACATCTCTGACGAAAGTAAAGAATCCTGGAG GGAGTCAAATCAGCATTGACTCTGCTCAGGCACACGATTTCTTGACCAACTCTCGACCTAAGAGGAACACTGACCCGAAGTGGTACCGGGGAAGTCCTGATTTTCAGTCCTACTACCGCTTCTACAACAGCATTGGACACATTGAAGGA ATCTATGAGATTGACAGGATCAGGATGTTGTATCAGCAGATGCGTCACTTGGAGCTGACCTATGGCCCAGATGCTTCCAGTTACCAAAATGTCATGGGTGTGCTGACCACCACCGCAGCACCAACTACAACCACTCAGCCGCCTCCACCTCCCACCACCCCTGCTCCTACACCAGACCCTCTGGAGAATGCTCAGAGGATCTATCTGTGTCATCCCAAAGATCCACTGTGCAAACCTCAGATAGTCTACTTGCCAACAGGGGCTGTTCCAGTACTGTGTGATCCACGACACAACCCCTCCTGCAGGCccaaaacagaggaggagataaaAGCTGCTGCTCCTGCCCCACCACCCCCAGCCCCTCCAGCTCCCAAAAAGTCTGTCCAGCCTCCCCCTCCTGCTATCACTATTAAAGGTATGGAGTATGACTGTGACCCATACTGGGACCCTGACTGCCTCATTGATCACCCTCCACGCCCTATCCAAGAAACAGCTGCACCAGAGGCGCCTGCTGAAGAGAAAGTGGTGAAAGAGGAGGTAGTAAAAGCAGAGGAAAGCATCCCTGCAGCTCCAGCCACCCAGAAACCCCTCCATCCCTATTTTGACCCTTATGATTTCAAACGTGACCTCTATGATCCCTTTCGTTATGCCAATCCAGCTCCCGAACAGTAA